Part of the Bacillus cereus group sp. RP43 genome is shown below.
GCAATTCCTTACGTAGTTGAACAAACGAAATTAGGAGAACGCTCCTATGATATATACTCAAGGTTATTAAAAGACCGAATTATTATGATTGGTTCAGAAATTAACGATCAAGTTGCAAGCAGTGTAGTAGCACAATTATTATTTTTAGAAGCGGAAGATGCAGAAAAAGATATATTCCTTTATATCAATAGTCCTGGCGGCTCAACTACAGCAGGATTTGCAATATTAGATACGATGAACCTTATTAAACCAGATGTGCAAACGCTTTGCATGGGCTTTGCAGCATCATTTGGTGCACTTTTACTATTAGCTGGCGCAAAGGGAAAAAGATTTGCGCTCCCTAATAGTGAAATCATGATTCATCAACCGCTCGGCGGTGTAAAAGGGCAAGCAACGGAGATTGAAATTACAGCAAAAAGAATATTAAAGTTAAAATATGATATTAACAAAATCATATCTGATCGAACAGGGCAACCAGTAGAAAAGGTAGCTCATGATACAGAAAGAGATTATTTTATGACGGCAGTAGAAGCGAAGGAATATGGAATTGTTGATGCAGTTATTGAGAAAAAATAACATGAAACAGGCTAGAGAATATGATAAATTCCCTAGCCTGTTTTTGTCATTCTTTTATCCATTCATCAACTAAAGCTTGATTCTTTTTAATCCATTTTCGCGCGGCTTCTTCCGGATCTTTCGTTTTATTTAGCATAACCATTAAAGTACCAAGCTGTTCATCGTTCATTTTCCATTTATCAAAGTATTTCACAATATCCGGATGATCATTTTCGAAACCTTTGCGAACTGAGTAATAAATATCATCTTTTTCACCATATACTTTCTTAGGGTCTTTTAAATATTTTAAGTCAAATTCTGAAAAACCCCAATGTGGATTCCAAAGCGTAACAGCGATTGGTTTCTTTTTCGTATATGCCTTCTTTAGTTCGCTCATCATCGCAGCTTCTGAAGATTGGACAAGTTTTAGTTTTATATCATATTCCTTCATTGCTTTATTCGTTAAATTCATTAGGCTACTACCAGGTTCAATCCCAACAATTTTATTATCTAGCTCATCTTTATGTGCATTTAAATCTTCAATACTGTTAACGTTTTTCACATAAGAAGGGACGACTAAACCAAGCCCGGTACCTTCATACCATTTTGATTTTAAGACGAAGTCATCTTTGTAACGGGCATTTAATGGTTTATCCGTAACAGGAAGCCATACTTCTAGATTCGCATCAACATCACCACGTGCGACGCCAGTCCATATCGCAGCTTTTTCTAAATACATGAGTTCAACTTTATAGCCTTTTTCTTCTAATAAAACTTTCCACATATTTGCGGTTGCGATATTTTCTTTCCAACTTGTTACACCAAGTTTAATTTTTCCTTTCGAATTTGCATTTGTTGCATTACAAGAAGTGAAAATCATACTAATAAATAGTAACAGACTTATAATCCATATTTTTTTTCGCATTCAAAACCTCCTGTGAAGCTTTTGCTTTTTATAAATTAATCTATAAGTGAACCTTCTTATTATGAACGGAAACAAGAATTTTTAAAGAAATCTTATATATGTCATTTTTATGTAATATTTCTCTGTAAAATCGCAACACTATGTAAATAGATGGGTAGAAAAGGAGTAGTGACATGGATAATACAAAGGTACGTGTTGAAAATGTAACAAAAGTCTTTGGGAAACATCCGCAACGAGCGCTTACCTTATTAAAAGAAGGAAAAAGCAAATCCGAAATTTTAAAGGAGACAGGAATGAACGTTGGTGTGAAAAAGGCAACGTTTGAAGTATACACTGGAGAAATTTTCGTTATTATGGGTTTGTCTGGTAGTGGGAAATCTACATTGGTTCGAATGTTAAATCAATTAATTAAACCGACAGCGGGGCATATATACATAGATGGTGAAGATATCGCGACGATGGGAAAAGAAGAGTTACGAAGAGTAAGAAGAACGAAGATGAGCATGGTGTTTCAAAAGTTCGCTTTATTTCCGCACCGTACAGTGATACAAAACGTTGCGTACGGGTTAGAAATTCAAGGAGTTCCAGTAGAAGAACGAGAAAATAAAGCGTTAGAATCGCTACAGTTAGTAGGACTTGATCATCATAAAGATAATTATCCAAGTCAACTTAGTGGCGGGATGCAACAACGAGTTGGTATTGCAAGAGCGCTTACGAATGACCCAGATGTTTTACTCATGGATGAATCATTTAGTGCATTAGACCCGCTTATTCGAAAAGAAATGCAAGATGAATTATTAGAGCTACAAGACAAAATGGAGAAAACAATTATTTTTATTACACATGATTTAGATGAAGCTCTTCGAATTGGTGATCGTATTGCATTAATGAAAGATGGAGAAATTGTCCAAATTGGAACACCGGAAGAAATTATGATGAGCCCTGCAAATGAATTTGTAGAGAAATTCGTTGCGGATGTGAATTTAGGAAAAGTAATTACGGCAGAATCTATTTTAAAAAGACCAGAAACGTTATTGATCGATCGTGGACCTCGCGTAGCACTTCAAATTATGAGGAATGCGGGTGTTTCTACAGTATATGTTGTAAACAAAAAGTATGAGTTTTTAGGTATATTAACCGCAGATGATGCAAGTAAAGCAGTACAAAAACAGTGGCCAATTGCTGATTTATTACTTAACGATATTCCGCACGTATATTTAGATACATTACTGGAAGAAACGTATGCAAAAATGGCGGAGATGAAATATCCATTACCCGTAATTGATGAAAAGAAAAGGTTAAGAGGAATTATTAAACGTGAAAGTGTCATTCAAGCTCTTGCAGGAAACATCGAGGAAGAGGTGAAAGACGATGAATAATATTCCGCGCATTCCGTTAGGTGAATGGGTCGATTCATTTGTTGCGAGTTTATATGAGAACTTTGAAGGCTTGTTCCGAGGGTTTTCTTATATTATCGGTGGATTCGTTGATTTGCTCACTA
Proteins encoded:
- a CDS encoding glycine betaine/L-proline ABC transporter ATP-binding protein, giving the protein MDNTKVRVENVTKVFGKHPQRALTLLKEGKSKSEILKETGMNVGVKKATFEVYTGEIFVIMGLSGSGKSTLVRMLNQLIKPTAGHIYIDGEDIATMGKEELRRVRRTKMSMVFQKFALFPHRTVIQNVAYGLEIQGVPVEERENKALESLQLVGLDHHKDNYPSQLSGGMQQRVGIARALTNDPDVLLMDESFSALDPLIRKEMQDELLELQDKMEKTIIFITHDLDEALRIGDRIALMKDGEIVQIGTPEEIMMSPANEFVEKFVADVNLGKVITAESILKRPETLLIDRGPRVALQIMRNAGVSTVYVVNKKYEFLGILTADDASKAVQKQWPIADLLLNDIPHVYLDTLLEETYAKMAEMKYPLPVIDEKKRLRGIIKRESVIQALAGNIEEEVKDDE
- a CDS encoding glycine betaine ABC transporter substrate-binding protein, whose amino-acid sequence is MRKKIWIISLLLFISMIFTSCNATNANSKGKIKLGVTSWKENIATANMWKVLLEEKGYKVELMYLEKAAIWTGVARGDVDANLEVWLPVTDKPLNARYKDDFVLKSKWYEGTGLGLVVPSYVKNVNSIEDLNAHKDELDNKIVGIEPGSSLMNLTNKAMKEYDIKLKLVQSSEAAMMSELKKAYTKKKPIAVTLWNPHWGFSEFDLKYLKDPKKVYGEKDDIYYSVRKGFENDHPDIVKYFDKWKMNDEQLGTLMVMLNKTKDPEEAARKWIKKNQALVDEWIKE
- the clpP gene encoding ATP-dependent Clp endopeptidase proteolytic subunit ClpP, translated to MNAIPYVVEQTKLGERSYDIYSRLLKDRIIMIGSEINDQVASSVVAQLLFLEAEDAEKDIFLYINSPGGSTTAGFAILDTMNLIKPDVQTLCMGFAASFGALLLLAGAKGKRFALPNSEIMIHQPLGGVKGQATEIEITAKRILKLKYDINKIISDRTGQPVEKVAHDTERDYFMTAVEAKEYGIVDAVIEKK